A region of Paenibacillus sp. 37 DNA encodes the following proteins:
- a CDS encoding PucR family transcriptional regulator translates to MDLQQLLTIPILSKAKVIAGHRGLDRLVQSINIMDAPDIVQFLKPGDMLLTNGYILKDRPEAHLGFITDMHAIGCAALAVKTQRFSLELSPQLLETADRLGFPIIELSEIDNTLGEIFQHSISAILQNKTHELHYALSIHKQFSTMVMQGKGIPSIVDTLSQLLSSPVLLLGSKKQITASSHYAEQMDDQSLAAPLLTFIDEHPSFHTTISICLLTAEKYRHAEFHPIFTDRHEGYLIALYDSSASSKLSTLALEQAVNVIGLELTKKQAVKERSRRYKNEYFSDLIQGFIRSEQEALHRGKKYGLQAKGSSVLIIAKMDEPLTNKPNHILTPSGEERFISERDANYELIKQEFTKLDLSFVMFTKNDQFGILVFLAESSWDEHTVIQQLEWIAGNLYMASQLSLSFGIGNPYTNVLDIGLSYKEAVKALQSGYQMRKTRFAHSYQTMDISRLLRMIPHDEMLQFHQETFKPFEGRDPNERSELMKTLSSFYENHCQIVDTAKELFVHRNTVIYRLEKCEKLTGRNIKDPMESLRFRLAFALESLLNVNSALSEADHTS, encoded by the coding sequence ATGGATCTGCAACAGTTATTGACTATCCCCATTCTCTCCAAAGCAAAGGTTATTGCCGGACATCGCGGACTAGATCGCTTGGTGCAATCGATTAATATTATGGACGCGCCAGATATTGTACAATTCCTGAAACCCGGAGATATGCTGCTGACCAACGGTTATATCCTGAAAGACCGGCCCGAAGCTCATCTTGGATTCATTACTGACATGCATGCGATTGGTTGTGCGGCGCTTGCTGTCAAGACACAGCGCTTCTCTCTTGAATTATCTCCGCAACTGCTCGAGACAGCGGACAGGCTGGGCTTCCCGATCATTGAGCTGTCTGAGATAGACAATACACTCGGTGAAATATTTCAACATTCGATCAGTGCCATCCTACAGAACAAAACCCATGAGCTCCACTATGCCTTGTCTATTCACAAGCAATTTTCCACGATGGTGATGCAAGGAAAAGGCATCCCCTCTATCGTAGATACGTTGTCTCAGTTGTTATCCTCACCTGTACTGCTGCTTGGCTCCAAGAAACAGATTACGGCCAGCTCCCATTATGCAGAACAGATGGATGACCAGTCTCTCGCCGCACCCTTACTGACATTTATAGATGAGCACCCTTCCTTCCATACCACAATCTCAATCTGTCTGCTTACCGCTGAGAAATATCGACATGCCGAGTTTCATCCCATCTTCACGGATCGGCACGAGGGCTATTTGATCGCACTATACGACAGTTCCGCAAGCTCTAAGCTCTCCACTCTGGCACTGGAACAAGCCGTCAATGTAATCGGTCTGGAGTTAACCAAGAAGCAAGCGGTCAAGGAACGCTCCCGCCGTTACAAAAATGAATATTTCTCCGATCTCATTCAAGGCTTCATTCGTTCGGAACAAGAAGCGCTGCATCGCGGCAAGAAATACGGGCTGCAGGCAAAAGGAAGTTCCGTTCTCATCATCGCCAAGATGGATGAACCTTTAACGAACAAACCTAATCACATTCTCACTCCCTCAGGAGAAGAGCGGTTCATCTCGGAACGAGACGCTAATTACGAGCTGATTAAGCAGGAGTTCACCAAACTGGATCTTTCTTTTGTCATGTTCACGAAGAATGACCAGTTCGGCATACTCGTCTTTTTGGCCGAATCATCTTGGGATGAACACACTGTTATTCAGCAGCTTGAGTGGATTGCGGGCAATCTGTATATGGCGTCGCAGCTTAGTCTTTCTTTCGGAATAGGCAATCCCTACACGAATGTACTGGATATCGGGCTTTCCTACAAGGAAGCAGTCAAGGCACTTCAATCCGGCTATCAGATGCGAAAGACCCGCTTCGCCCATTCCTATCAGACGATGGATATAAGTCGCCTGCTGCGTATGATTCCCCACGATGAAATGTTGCAGTTCCATCAAGAAACCTTTAAACCCTTCGAAGGCCGAGATCCAAACGAGCGCAGCGAGCTTATGAAAACTTTGTCCTCTTTCTATGAGAATCATTGCCAGATCGTCGATACAGCGAAAGAGCTGTTTGTACATCGCAATACAGTGATCTATAGGTTGGAGAAATGTGAGAAACTAACCGGCAGGAACATCAAGGACCCGATGGAGAGCCTGCGCTTCCGTCTGGCCTTTGCACTGGAGTCGCTGCTGAATGTTAATTCAGCCCTTAGCGAAGCTGATCATACGTCTTGA
- a CDS encoding ABC transporter ATP-binding protein yields MAIQIQGVSKSFVSATGEDIQVLAEVSMQIKKQEFFSIVGPSGCGKSTIFNIIAGLLKPTNGKVIVCGEEINQTTGHVGYMMQKDLLLPWRSILDNVTLGLEVKGMSKKDRGDIAMDYLDRYGLASFAEAYPSTLSGGMRQRVALIRTLVTQPDIILLDEPFSALDYQTRLILEDEILSILKSEGKTGVLITHDIEEAIAISDRIAVMSKRPTTVKQVYDIGLASQYGSALKARSDHKFKQYFESIWSELDIQMGRIS; encoded by the coding sequence ATGGCTATACAGATACAAGGCGTATCCAAATCATTTGTCAGTGCAACCGGAGAAGATATTCAAGTACTCGCTGAGGTTTCGATGCAAATCAAGAAACAGGAGTTCTTCAGTATCGTAGGACCGAGCGGCTGTGGCAAGAGTACGATCTTCAATATTATCGCGGGTCTGCTTAAGCCAACGAATGGCAAGGTTATCGTCTGTGGCGAAGAGATCAATCAGACCACCGGGCATGTCGGCTATATGATGCAGAAGGATCTGTTGCTGCCTTGGAGAAGCATCTTGGACAATGTCACGCTAGGCTTGGAAGTGAAGGGCATGTCCAAAAAGGATCGCGGCGATATTGCCATGGATTATCTGGATCGTTATGGCCTGGCTTCATTCGCAGAAGCCTATCCGTCCACACTATCAGGCGGTATGCGCCAACGTGTAGCCCTCATACGTACCCTCGTTACCCAGCCCGATATTATACTACTGGACGAACCCTTCTCCGCACTGGATTATCAGACCAGACTCATTCTGGAAGATGAAATCTTGTCCATCCTGAAATCCGAGGGCAAGACAGGCGTGCTTATCACTCATGACATTGAGGAAGCCATCGCCATCTCCGACCGCATTGCCGTCATGAGCAAACGACCAACAACCGTGAAGCAAGTGTATGACATTGGTCTCGCCTCGCAATATGGCTCAGCATTGAAAGCCCGCTCCGACCACAAGTTCAAACAGTATTTTGAATCGATCTGGTCAGAGCTTGATATCCAAATGGGGAGGATCAGCTAA
- a CDS encoding ABC transporter permease, translated as MKSTSPEITLTGKPAGVVKSKRRQSTFSKEWLTTMLWRFIIVAVILVIWESAVRLELVNGFLMGSPSAILDAAITMASSGQLLTDAFATVNATVIGFVAGSLIGSLAGLLMWYSKSVARVLDPFIVAMNGIPKIALAPMIIIWFGSGIFSKIALASVATFIVALLSAYQATHQIDESQINLMKSFGAKKSQIFRKIIVPSSLPWIISAFRINIGLALVSVVGGEFISSDKGLGHMVFVEGNLFNLPAVWVGVFMLMLVAMFLYTCVGYIESRLLPWNDNKSSSKSTSV; from the coding sequence ATGAAGAGCACATCACCTGAAATTACCCTTACCGGAAAACCTGCTGGAGTTGTGAAGAGCAAACGCAGACAGTCCACCTTCTCCAAAGAATGGCTAACCACGATGCTATGGAGATTCATTATTGTAGCGGTCATCCTGGTGATCTGGGAATCCGCTGTTCGTTTGGAGCTGGTTAACGGATTCCTCATGGGATCACCAAGCGCAATTCTGGATGCCGCCATCACGATGGCCAGCTCAGGGCAACTGCTTACAGATGCTTTTGCAACGGTGAATGCCACTGTTATCGGCTTCGTAGCAGGAAGCTTAATCGGCTCGTTGGCAGGATTGCTCATGTGGTATTCCAAATCTGTTGCCCGTGTACTCGATCCCTTCATCGTAGCTATGAACGGTATCCCGAAAATTGCACTTGCCCCCATGATTATTATCTGGTTCGGTTCAGGCATCTTCTCCAAGATTGCTCTCGCCTCTGTCGCAACGTTTATCGTAGCGCTATTATCCGCCTACCAAGCGACTCATCAGATCGACGAATCCCAGATTAATCTGATGAAATCCTTCGGTGCAAAAAAATCACAAATTTTCCGCAAAATTATCGTTCCTTCCTCTCTGCCATGGATCATCTCGGCCTTCCGGATCAATATTGGTTTGGCATTAGTGTCTGTCGTAGGTGGAGAATTCATCTCTTCTGACAAAGGACTCGGACATATGGTATTCGTCGAAGGTAACCTGTTCAACCTTCCAGCCGTATGGGTTGGCGTGTTCATGCTGATGCTGGTTGCCATGTTCCTTTACACCTGTGTCGGTTATATCGAATCTCGTCTCCTCCCATGGAATGACAACAAGAGCAGCAGCAAATCTACATCTGTCTAA
- a CDS encoding ABC transporter substrate-binding protein: MRTFKKIAILATMTVILTTLLSACGSNAATPASGGGTSSSEGQDATKVDKIMVSEVYHNLLYLPLYVANNQGFLKENRIELTSIRAAGSGPTALSSVISRESAFSFHGPEHVAFANAKGGDARSLVLLSGSAPVWAVAREGVTVDSTEDFKGKTIVVGLAPTSSNSLLRKLFADNNIDIDKDVTITEVQNGSELGAVLAGKADIAIVYEPQLDQGVAEGLHIVHDFTKDYPDFAFATMNTTASFIEENPDLTQRFVTSIEQALDYIQSNPDGAKAVAVKEFPNLDKEVVEQAVQRMIDSKVYPAEGLINESAFNTAIDMQRFIGNLKEKLTYEDIIDSSFTK; the protein is encoded by the coding sequence ATGCGTACATTCAAAAAGATAGCTATCCTAGCAACGATGACGGTGATATTGACCACACTACTCAGTGCATGCGGAAGCAATGCCGCAACACCTGCAAGTGGCGGAGGTACATCCAGTAGTGAGGGGCAAGATGCTACGAAGGTGGATAAAATCATGGTGTCCGAGGTGTATCACAATCTGCTCTACCTTCCGCTCTATGTAGCGAATAACCAAGGATTTCTAAAGGAGAATCGCATTGAGCTAACCTCCATCCGCGCTGCCGGAAGTGGACCAACAGCATTGTCTTCGGTCATCTCACGCGAGTCTGCATTCTCCTTCCACGGTCCTGAGCATGTCGCATTCGCGAATGCAAAGGGCGGCGATGCTCGCTCACTGGTCCTTCTGTCCGGCAGTGCTCCTGTTTGGGCGGTTGCACGAGAAGGAGTAACGGTGGACTCAACAGAGGATTTCAAAGGTAAAACCATTGTTGTAGGTTTGGCACCTACAAGCTCCAACAGCTTACTGCGGAAGCTTTTCGCTGACAACAACATTGATATTGACAAAGACGTGACGATCACCGAGGTTCAGAATGGCTCCGAGCTTGGTGCTGTATTAGCCGGCAAAGCCGATATTGCTATCGTTTACGAACCCCAACTGGATCAAGGCGTCGCAGAGGGGCTGCATATCGTCCATGATTTCACGAAGGATTATCCTGACTTCGCCTTTGCAACGATGAATACAACCGCAAGCTTCATTGAGGAGAATCCTGATCTCACCCAGCGCTTCGTCACCTCCATCGAGCAAGCCCTGGACTATATTCAATCCAATCCTGATGGTGCCAAAGCAGTCGCTGTGAAGGAGTTCCCCAATCTGGACAAAGAAGTCGTGGAACAAGCCGTACAACGTATGATTGACAGCAAGGTATACCCTGCTGAGGGGCTCATCAACGAATCAGCTTTTAACACCGCAATCGATATGCAGCGCTTCATCGGCAATCTGAAGGAAAAACTCACTTATGAGGATATTATCGATTCAAGCTTCACCAAATAG
- a CDS encoding amidase gives MITKPLNELTITEAATLIKNKTISPVELTESYLKRIENVEPAVQAFVTVTAEQALQAAKESERKLMNGNYLGPLHGIPYGAKDIIHTAGIRTSAGSSTYPDFVPETNATVIDKLHAAGAILLGKTTTTEYAFQGGEAPTRNPWNLEHTPGGSSSGSAAAVAAGMASFTLGTQTFGSLLRPAAYNGLTCMKPTYGRVSRNGVITASWSLDHIGAFTRSAQDNAIVLEAMAGQDELDPFTLPHGKPDLTSALEHPISGMVIGLPSNFFQTDEPAILLAVESALAVLEKLGMQWKKVDLPSYMEETIAAHRTVMRAEAAAFHQERFAEASDRYGHTMREQLELGFQTSAVDYLQAQRIRTIFRSEMMMLFDEVDVLLTPSTPYVAPYGYKTGSPIFNGPFTNTGLPSITVPIGFDPSSAKPLPIGMQLAGPLLREDRLLCIAHHYQQATNWHQLTTNIHPH, from the coding sequence ATGATTACGAAACCACTGAACGAACTGACGATTACGGAAGCCGCAACATTGATTAAAAACAAGACGATATCTCCTGTTGAGCTTACAGAGTCCTATTTGAAACGAATTGAGAATGTAGAGCCTGCTGTGCAAGCCTTCGTCACGGTCACCGCGGAACAAGCATTGCAGGCCGCAAAAGAGTCTGAGCGTAAGCTAATGAATGGCAACTATCTCGGCCCTCTGCATGGCATTCCCTATGGAGCCAAAGACATTATCCATACCGCTGGCATACGCACCTCGGCTGGATCTAGTACCTATCCTGACTTCGTACCAGAGACGAATGCTACTGTGATAGATAAGCTACACGCTGCGGGCGCTATCCTGCTCGGCAAGACAACAACGACGGAATATGCCTTCCAGGGAGGAGAAGCACCAACCCGCAACCCGTGGAATCTGGAGCACACCCCAGGTGGTTCCAGTTCAGGCTCCGCCGCTGCTGTAGCTGCTGGTATGGCCTCCTTCACTCTCGGAACTCAGACCTTTGGATCTCTGCTCAGACCCGCAGCTTACAATGGATTAACCTGTATGAAGCCAACTTACGGCAGGGTTAGCCGTAACGGTGTCATCACAGCCAGTTGGAGTCTGGATCATATTGGCGCCTTCACTCGATCCGCACAAGATAACGCGATCGTTCTGGAAGCGATGGCCGGGCAGGATGAGTTGGACCCCTTCACACTTCCTCACGGCAAGCCAGACTTAACAAGCGCTCTTGAGCATCCTATTTCGGGAATGGTGATCGGCCTGCCGAGCAACTTCTTCCAGACCGATGAACCGGCGATCTTGTTAGCTGTAGAGTCGGCACTCGCTGTACTTGAGAAGCTGGGCATGCAATGGAAGAAAGTTGATCTGCCTTCTTATATGGAAGAGACCATTGCTGCTCATCGTACGGTTATGCGGGCAGAAGCTGCCGCCTTCCATCAGGAACGCTTTGCGGAAGCCTCTGATCGCTACGGTCACACGATGCGGGAGCAGCTTGAACTCGGCTTTCAAACGAGTGCTGTTGATTATTTGCAGGCACAGCGCATTCGAACGATATTCCGCAGCGAGATGATGATGCTTTTCGATGAAGTGGATGTGTTATTGACTCCATCCACGCCGTATGTGGCCCCCTATGGCTACAAGACCGGTAGTCCCATTTTCAACGGACCTTTTACCAATACAGGACTACCTTCCATTACCGTTCCCATTGGGTTTGATCCTTCCTCAGCAAAGCCATTACCTATCGGCATGCAGCTTGCTGGTCCACTCCTGAGAGAAGACCGCTTGTTGTGCATCGCCCATCATTATCAGCAGGCTACGAACTGGCATCAGTTAACAACCAATATACACCCTCACTAG
- a CDS encoding RidA family protein: MSTIIHASTAPKFPLPFSHAVRAGDMVYVAGQVGVDPQTLEPIGGIKEQTEQCIRNIEVILQEAGLTLDHIVKATTHLARVEDQPEYNEVYAQMIKQPYPARITVFSGLGPYLIEMEVLAYAPSIRGE; this comes from the coding sequence ATGTCTACCATCATACATGCAAGTACAGCACCCAAGTTCCCACTTCCTTTCTCCCACGCTGTCCGTGCAGGAGATATGGTCTACGTCGCAGGTCAAGTAGGCGTTGATCCACAGACCCTTGAGCCTATCGGCGGCATTAAGGAGCAGACTGAGCAGTGCATTCGCAATATCGAGGTTATCCTGCAAGAAGCCGGACTTACACTGGATCATATCGTGAAGGCAACGACTCATCTGGCACGAGTGGAAGATCAGCCCGAATACAACGAAGTATATGCTCAAATGATTAAGCAACCCTATCCCGCCCGTATTACCGTATTCAGCGGGTTAGGTCCTTATTTAATTGAGATGGAAGTGCTGGCGTATGCGCCTTCTATTCGAGGAGAGTAG
- a CDS encoding methyl-accepting chemotaxis protein: MNHSIGILKTSTSELENSTQQTSTTIAETTTTAFEISRAMESQANDTEAIVDKFMNVGNKIENVNEMSQSVMLKADEITDAFKNNHEVIDALIAVNGQNEIEVGNISKITVQLAESSSGIHQITGTIAEIANQTKLLALNASIEAARAGEQGRGFAVVASEIRKLAEQTTAQSEDINRIVMQTINHVEQNNRSVQAIEEIAEQHKSSVSQTKETFNFVTENMNEMMSQVQAIATEIQSIERDKDDVIGAAQNLSASGEEVSASVEEVTATMQEQSGMTEHLADMVQRIDGLTKQLAEESSRFKIK; encoded by the coding sequence ATGAACCATTCCATCGGCATCCTGAAAACAAGTACATCCGAGCTGGAAAATTCCACTCAGCAAACCTCGACCACTATTGCCGAAACAACGACAACAGCATTTGAGATTTCACGAGCTATGGAGTCCCAGGCGAACGATACGGAAGCCATAGTGGACAAATTCATGAATGTTGGTAACAAGATTGAGAACGTAAATGAGATGTCGCAGTCCGTTATGCTCAAGGCAGATGAAATTACGGATGCATTCAAAAATAATCATGAAGTTATCGATGCGCTCATTGCGGTGAACGGACAGAACGAGATTGAAGTTGGCAACATCTCCAAAATTACAGTGCAACTCGCTGAAAGCTCCTCGGGCATTCACCAGATTACAGGTACCATTGCCGAAATTGCGAATCAGACGAAATTACTTGCGTTGAATGCTTCCATTGAGGCTGCAAGAGCGGGTGAGCAAGGGCGCGGCTTCGCCGTGGTTGCTTCCGAGATTCGCAAGCTGGCAGAGCAGACGACAGCGCAATCGGAGGATATCAACCGAATTGTAATGCAGACAATTAATCACGTGGAGCAGAATAACCGAAGTGTTCAGGCTATTGAGGAGATTGCGGAACAGCATAAGAGCAGTGTGAGCCAGACCAAGGAGACATTCAATTTTGTCACCGAGAATATGAATGAGATGATGAGCCAGGTTCAGGCCATTGCCACTGAGATCCAATCCATTGAACGTGATAAGGATGACGTCATTGGAGCTGCACAGAATCTGTCCGCTTCCGGTGAAGAAGTATCCGCGTCTGTGGAAGAAGTCACAGCGACGATGCAGGAGCAGTCCGGTATGACAGAACATTTGGCGGATATGGTGCAGAGAATTGATGGACTGACCAAACAACTTGCCGAGGAATCATCCCGATTCAAAATAAAGTAG
- a CDS encoding iron-containing alcohol dehydrogenase — protein sequence MRSFQFYNPTRLIFGKGQLQALQTEVPKYGKRILLVYGGGSIKRSGLYDQVISQLNEIGAEVTELAGVEPNPRLSTVHKGVELCRTHHIDLVLAVGGGSVLDCGKAIAVGAKYDGDMWDVVVREATPQGGLPLGTILTMAATGSEMNNGSVITNQDTQEKWAWFSEYSFPAFSILDPVNTFTVPLDQTVYGMVDMMSHVFEHYFHLDTNTPVQLGFCETILRTVIDTAPRLIKDPENYELRETILYCGTMALNDVLNMGLAGDWASHNIEHAVSAVYDIPHGGGLAILFPHWMKHNLDVDVDRFKRLAVNVFDINPNGKSDKQVAEEGIEALRNFWTSIGAPSRLADYDIDDSQIDAMADKAMRFGPFGFFQKLQREDVVQIYQAAL from the coding sequence ATGAGATCTTTTCAGTTTTATAATCCGACCCGGCTGATTTTTGGCAAAGGGCAACTTCAAGCACTACAAACCGAAGTTCCAAAATACGGAAAGCGTATTTTGCTTGTATATGGTGGTGGAAGCATCAAGCGCAGCGGCCTGTACGATCAGGTGATCAGCCAGTTGAATGAGATTGGAGCAGAGGTGACGGAACTGGCTGGTGTAGAACCGAACCCTCGTCTGTCTACGGTTCATAAAGGTGTAGAGTTATGCAGAACACATCATATTGATCTTGTTCTTGCGGTTGGCGGCGGCAGTGTACTTGACTGTGGTAAAGCCATCGCAGTAGGGGCCAAATACGATGGTGACATGTGGGATGTTGTTGTGCGCGAAGCAACTCCGCAAGGCGGACTTCCACTAGGTACAATTCTGACAATGGCAGCGACCGGTTCCGAAATGAACAACGGTTCAGTAATTACGAATCAGGATACGCAGGAGAAATGGGCATGGTTCAGCGAATATTCTTTCCCAGCGTTCTCGATTCTTGATCCGGTGAACACATTTACGGTACCTCTGGATCAGACTGTATACGGCATGGTGGACATGATGTCGCATGTGTTTGAACATTATTTCCATCTGGATACCAATACACCGGTTCAGCTTGGATTCTGTGAGACGATTCTTCGTACCGTCATTGATACTGCCCCTCGTCTGATCAAAGATCCGGAAAACTATGAACTGCGCGAAACCATTCTCTACTGTGGAACAATGGCGCTTAATGATGTTCTGAATATGGGCCTTGCAGGAGACTGGGCATCTCACAATATTGAACATGCCGTGTCGGCCGTGTATGACATTCCTCATGGGGGTGGCCTTGCCATTCTGTTCCCGCACTGGATGAAGCATAATCTGGATGTGGATGTAGATCGATTCAAACGTTTGGCTGTTAATGTATTTGATATCAATCCTAATGGAAAGTCAGACAAACAAGTGGCGGAAGAAGGCATCGAAGCACTGCGTAATTTCTGGACTTCGATCGGTGCCCCTAGCCGTCTGGCTGACTATGACATCGACGACAGTCAGATTGACGCGATGGCTGATAAAGCGATGCGATTCGGCCCGTTCGGATTCTTCCAAAAATTGCAGCGTGAAGATGTCGTGCAAATCTATCAAGCCGCACTGTAA
- a CDS encoding phosphotransferase family protein has protein sequence MSMESLTLQQLIKQTIHQYVSSDVHIQSIKSNPVGTGSQAVELLRHYIEFLVNGVNRDISLVTKKATFIERSALSRLFLQGANVPYSLTNEPHNKDRSLICSQDVDYQTDYSHLDINLLQNKELRALAYIHGTNMGAKKELPWIPNVDRSHIVDMIETRWRPSWKNAIESPPFIEEFGSTLIREIEAVASSIINDLETLIEDEHTHTLIHNDLNPGNVLVHNNEDVYFIDWEEARYGSLFFDIPLRCAHMRQVEIYREALSSQGYDIPQNQFEKYFSSASRYLGIRYMSWNLGVWQHSPQAKDDLKKYMKMVTEPLFS, from the coding sequence ATGAGCATGGAGTCTCTCACATTACAACAATTAATAAAACAAACCATTCATCAATATGTATCCTCGGATGTTCACATTCAAAGTATTAAAAGTAACCCTGTCGGGACGGGATCTCAAGCCGTTGAATTGCTTCGACATTATATTGAATTCCTTGTAAATGGAGTGAACAGGGATATTTCTCTCGTGACCAAGAAGGCCACGTTTATTGAACGCTCTGCCTTGTCCAGATTATTTTTACAAGGAGCAAATGTACCTTATAGTCTAACCAATGAACCTCACAACAAGGATCGCAGCCTGATCTGTAGCCAGGATGTGGACTACCAAACCGATTATAGTCATTTGGATATAAATCTGCTTCAGAATAAAGAATTACGAGCATTGGCTTACATACACGGAACGAATATGGGGGCAAAAAAAGAATTGCCCTGGATACCTAATGTGGATCGATCTCATATCGTTGATATGATAGAAACTCGTTGGAGACCTTCTTGGAAAAACGCCATAGAAAGTCCACCATTCATTGAGGAATTTGGATCGACGCTCATTAGGGAGATTGAAGCTGTAGCAAGTAGCATCATAAATGATCTTGAAACTCTTATTGAGGACGAACATACGCATACGCTGATTCATAATGATCTGAATCCCGGCAATGTATTGGTACACAACAATGAGGACGTTTATTTTATCGATTGGGAGGAAGCAAGGTATGGCTCCCTGTTCTTCGATATCCCTCTGCGCTGTGCACATATGAGACAAGTTGAGATCTATCGTGAGGCTCTTAGTTCTCAAGGATACGATATTCCACAAAATCAATTTGAAAAGTACTTCTCCTCGGCATCCCGATATCTCGGAATTCGTTATATGAGTTGGAACCTTGGAGTTTGGCAACACTCCCCCCAAGCCAAAGACGACTTAAAAAAGTATATGAAAATGGTGACTGAACCTTTGTTCTCCTGA
- a CDS encoding amidohydrolase family protein, producing MSIIDIHIHLSDIDSFHRTAIDLSKVDYSAAGLKAEFDKNDVILGIGMGVTEQTKGAFPDSSSPNPMGLDLEVKVPSFLMECVGINPNALDGKNAQDELDRIEARLQSPEVAGIKLYAGYYHHYVYDKIYTPVYELAAKYNLPVVIHTGDTYSMNGLLKYSHPLTVDELAFQQRGVNFMICHLGDPWVMDAAEVVAKNPNVYADLSGLVVGDRPHFERFMNEPLFMDHFRRALVYSDHYEKMLFGTDWPLAPIDLYAEFVRRLVPEQHHDKVFYENAFGLFPRIGQRITELG from the coding sequence ATGTCGATCATTGATATTCACATTCATCTGTCGGACATCGACAGCTTTCACCGAACAGCAATCGATCTGTCCAAAGTGGATTACTCAGCCGCAGGTCTTAAGGCGGAATTCGATAAAAACGACGTCATTCTGGGCATTGGAATGGGGGTTACGGAGCAGACGAAGGGAGCGTTCCCGGATTCCAGTTCCCCTAACCCGATGGGGCTTGATTTGGAAGTGAAGGTTCCGTCATTCCTCATGGAATGCGTGGGCATTAATCCCAATGCGCTGGATGGAAAAAATGCTCAGGACGAGCTCGACCGGATTGAAGCTAGACTGCAATCCCCTGAGGTAGCCGGAATCAAACTCTATGCCGGATACTATCATCACTATGTGTATGACAAAATCTATACCCCTGTCTATGAACTTGCAGCCAAGTACAACCTGCCTGTCGTGATTCATACAGGAGACACGTACTCCATGAACGGACTGCTCAAGTATTCGCATCCACTGACCGTGGATGAATTGGCCTTTCAGCAGCGCGGTGTGAACTTCATGATCTGTCATCTGGGTGATCCCTGGGTGATGGATGCAGCTGAAGTGGTGGCGAAGAATCCGAACGTGTATGCGGATCTGTCTGGTCTGGTGGTGGGGGATCGGCCTCATTTTGAACGCTTCATGAACGAGCCTTTGTTCATGGATCATTTCCGCCGGGCCTTGGTCTACTCGGATCATTACGAGAAAATGCTGTTTGGCACGGATTGGCCGCTTGCCCCTATCGACCTGTATGCCGAGTTTGTCCGTCGACTTGTACCGGAACAGCATCATGATAAGGTGTTCTACGAGAATGCCTTTGGGCTGTTTCCGCGAATTGGACAGCGGATTACCGAGTTGGGTTAA